Proteins from a genomic interval of Quercus robur chromosome 9, dhQueRobu3.1, whole genome shotgun sequence:
- the LOC126699018 gene encoding chloroplast envelope quinone oxidoreductase homolog isoform X2: MAGKLMHAVHYTNCGGGPSDLKYVEVPVPTPKKDEVLIKVEAASISPIDWMIQQGGVKPMFPRELPHIPGTDIGGEVVDVGSGVKNVKPGDKVIAMLGFANGGGLAEFAVAKANLTVIRPLEVSAAEGAGIPSAGLMAHQALTDSAGLKLDGTGKPTNILITNGSESVGNYAIQLAKLGNAHVTATCAPEHIDLAKSLGADEVVDQTTPDGQALKSPSGKKYDIVIHCGGPTSWSTFEPHLASNGKIFDAKPTPSSVKAYALKKLTFTKKLLIPVLFSCKAENMDFLVKLVKEGKVKTVIDSKYSLSNFEDAWAKNAENKIFGKIILEP; this comes from the exons ATGGCAGGCAAGCTTATGCACGCAGTTCATTACACTAATTGTGGTGGAGGTCCCAGTGATTTGAAG TATGTTGAAGTCCCAGTTCCCACTCCAAAAAAAGATGAGGTTTTGATTAAAGTGGAAGCAGCCAGTATTAGTCCTATTGATTGGATGATTCAGCAGGGCGGTGTGAAGCCTATGTTTCCTCGTGAATTACCTCATATACCtg GTACTGATATTGGAGGAGAGGTCGTTGACGTTGGATCAGGAGTCAAAAATGTCAAACCTGGTGACAAAGTCATAGCTATGCTTGGTTTTGCT AATGGAGGTGGACTAGCTGAGTTTGCTGTGGCTAAGGCGAACTTGACAGTAATTAGGCCATTAGAAGTTTCGGCAGCTGAAGGTGCAGGCATACCGTCTGCTGGTCTGATGGCTCACCAAGCACTCACCGACTCTGCGGGTCTCAAGCTTGATGGAACCGGAAAGCCCACAAACATTCTCATCACTAATGGCTCAGAAAGTGTTGGTAACTATGCAATTCAACTAGCGAAGCTTGGAAATGCACATGTTACAGCAACCTGTGCACCTGAACACATTGACCTTGCCAAGAGCTTAGGTGCTGATGAGGTTGTTGACCAAACCACCCCAGATGGGCAAGCTCTGAAAAGCCCATCTGGTAAGAAATATGACATAGTGATTCACTGTGGAGGACCAACTTCTTGGTCAACTTTTGAGCCCCATTTGGCTTCAAATGGAAAGATATTTGATGCAAAGCCTACACCTAGTTCCGTTAAGGCTTATGCTCTAAAGAAACTTACTTTCACAAAGAAGCTGCTAATTCCAGTTCTCTTTAGTTGCAAGGCTGAGAATATGGATTTTCTTGTCAAGTTAGTCAAGGAAGGGAAGGTGAAGACAGTGATTGACTCTAAGTACTCGTTGAGCAATTTTGAAGATGCTTGGGCAAAGAATgctgaaaacaaaatttttgggaAGATCATTCTGGAGCCTTAG